A window of Bacteroidota bacterium contains these coding sequences:
- the rpmG gene encoding 50S ribosomal protein L33 codes for MARKGNRVQVILECTEHKESGMPGTSRYISTKNKKNTPERLETKKYNPILKKVTVHKEIK; via the coding sequence ATGGCAAGAAAAGGAAACAGAGTTCAAGTAATTTTAGAATGTACCGAGCATAAAGAAAGTGGTATGCCCGGAACTTCAAGATATATCAGTACAAAAAATAAGAAAAACACTCCTGAAAGATTGGAAACGAAAAAATACAATCCAATTTTGAAGAAAGTTACTGTACATAAAGAAATTAAATAA
- a CDS encoding DUF4295 domain-containing protein translates to MAKKVVATLQTGTGKDFARVIKMVKSEKSGAYLFKEKIVHNDNVKTFFAEK, encoded by the coding sequence ATGGCTAAGAAAGTTGTTGCAACACTACAAACAGGAACTGGTAAAGATTTTGCACGAGTGATAAAAATGGTAAAATCAGAAAAATCCGGTGCCTACTTATTTAAAGAAAAAATTGTTCATAACGATAATGTGAAAACATTTTTTGCTGAAAAATAG